A region from the Pelobates fuscus isolate aPelFus1 chromosome 1, aPelFus1.pri, whole genome shotgun sequence genome encodes:
- the LOC134602445 gene encoding tetratricopeptide repeat protein 31-like, with product MLDSDGDTVQSYDYQGTVVDDEVGFYSQSLFPGVMYPYTTFKLQFPEITHEAAERNAEELLAQEKKEKEKANKKRLKKKKQRDRRRQQKTEASKDEIKNSTNDPTANSDDETSVASQVGSIDLELTERDFSESDREEDLNLESTFVQQVQKKINKPKPEKNERANGRFQEKASKRCQEVVATDIATSKQPVIDNTNVDQSIEKSIELANIGNNMAQNKRFLEAVMYYTQAITLNPSEVRFLGNRSYSYERCGKYAEALRDAEEALSLHPDFIKGQFRKGKALKGLLKYAEAIEAFQKVLESDINQTEAAEEIVQCKMHAHTTRPNVIGNPLVTPLLPAPGLVSETGIKLWPQPSAYLRATTVPKTNTLTNTNVYPVWVGNIKNTITEDVLRTKFEPYGTIHSMRVLHTKRCAFINFTEKQDALSAFRMLQGLTIDGTTFILQLRPGQPTPFI from the coding sequence ATGTTGGATTCAGACGGAGATACTGTTCAAAGTTATGATTATCAAGGGACAGTTGTAGACGatgaagtgggtttttatagccAGTCATTATTTCCTGGTGTCATGTACCCATACACCACCTTTAAGCTGCAGTTCCCCGAAATAACCCACGAGGCAGCCGAAAGGAATGCAGAGGAACTGCTAGCGCAGGAGAAGAAAGAGAAGGAAAAAGCAAACAAGAAACGTCTGAAAAAGAAGAAACAGAGAGATCGCAGACGTCAACAGAAAACTGAAGCATCAAAAGATGAAATAAAGAACTCTACTAATGATCCAACTGCAAACTCCGATGATGAAACGTCCGTGGCATCTCAGGTTGGGTCAATAGATTTGGAGTTAACCGAGAGAGACTTTAGTGAATCAGACAGAGAGGAGGATCTCAATCTGGAAAGCACATTTGTCCAGCAGgtccagaaaaaaataaacaagcccAAACCAGAAAAAAATGAACGTGCTAATGGAAGATTCCAAGAGAAAGCATCCAAGAGATGTCAAGAGGTAGTAGCAACAGACATAGCAACATCAAAACAGCCTGTTATAGACAACACAAACGTGGATCAATCAATCGAGAAGAGTATTGAATTAGCCAATATAGGCAATAATATGGCACAAAATAAACGCTTTCTGGAGGCTGTGATGTATTACACACAGGCTATAACACTAAACCCGTCTGAAGTTAGGTTCTTGGGTAACCGCTCTTACAGCTATGAACGTTGCGGAAAATATGCAGAAGCTTTGAGAGATGCAGAAGAAGCCCTGAGCCTCCACCCAGATTTTATAAAGGGTCAGTTCCGGAAGGGAAAGGCCCTGAAAGGACTCCTTAAATACGCAGAAGCCATAGAAGCTTTTCAAAAAGTTCTGGAATCAGATATTAATCAAACTGAAGCAGCAGAAGAGATTGTACAATGCAAGATGCACGCCCACACCACAAGACCGAATGTTATTGGCAATCCCCTCGTTACTCCTCTTTTGCCCGCACCTGGATTGGTCAGTGAAACCGGAATAAAATTGTGGCCTCAACCTTCAGCATATTTGAGAGCCACAACCGTCCCAAAAACAAATACCCTCACCAACACCAACGTCTACCCTGTATGGGTTGGTAACATCAAAAATACGATCACAGAGGACGTTTTGAGAACAAAATTTGAACCGTATGGTACAATCCATTCAATGCGTGTTCTGCACACAAAAAGATGTGCATTTATAAATTTTACTGAGAAACAAGATGCTTTGTCGGCCTTCAGAATGCTTCAGGGTCTGACCATTGATGGAACCACTTTTATTTTGCAACTGAGACCAGGGCAGCCAACACCCTTTATATAG